A genomic window from Minwuia thermotolerans includes:
- the aspS gene encoding aspartate--tRNA ligase, translating into MHAYRSHTCGELRRANETETVRLSGWIHRKRDHGNLLFVDLRDHYGRTQCVIESGEPGFETVDNARSESVITITGKVVLRSDDTRNPDLPTGDIEVRIQDVEVQSATGDLPMPVFGDQEYPEDIRLRYRFLDLRRDRMHRNVTMRAKIIADIRRRMTEGGFFEFQTPILTASSPEGARDFLVPSRLHPGKFYALPQAPQQFKQLLMISGFDRYFQIAPCFRDEDARADRSPGEFYQLDVEMSFVEQEDVFQAIEPVLTGTFEAFSEWPVTTKPFPRIPYAEAMLKYGSDKPDLRLPDAMDIRDVTEAFRGSGFGLFAKAVENGSVVRAIPAPGAAAKPRSFFDQMNDWARSEGAGGLGYIIYGEDGPRGPIAKNLDEERVERIRTECGLSAGDAVFFAADRADGAANLAGKARTRLGDQLELLEREQFRFCWIVDFPMFEWDEDEKKVEFSHNPFSMPQGGMEALETMDPLEIKAFQYDVVCNGVELSSGAIRNHRPDIMLKAFEIAGYRAEQVEKDFSGMLNALRYGAPPHGGIAPGVDRIVMLILDEPNLREIVAFPMNQQAEDLMMGAPAEVSPKQLRELHIRTVLPEPEKK; encoded by the coding sequence ATGCACGCCTATCGCAGCCACACATGCGGCGAGCTCCGCCGCGCCAACGAGACCGAAACGGTCCGCCTGTCGGGCTGGATCCACCGCAAGCGCGATCACGGCAACCTGCTGTTCGTGGACCTGCGCGACCATTATGGCCGCACCCAGTGCGTGATCGAGAGCGGCGAGCCGGGCTTCGAGACCGTCGACAACGCGCGCTCGGAGAGCGTCATCACGATTACCGGGAAGGTCGTGCTGCGCTCGGACGACACCCGGAATCCCGACCTGCCGACCGGCGACATCGAGGTCCGCATCCAGGACGTCGAGGTCCAGAGCGCGACCGGCGATTTGCCCATGCCGGTCTTCGGCGACCAGGAATATCCGGAGGACATTCGCCTCCGCTACCGCTTCCTGGACCTGCGCCGCGACCGCATGCACCGCAACGTCACCATGCGCGCGAAGATCATCGCCGACATCCGCCGGCGCATGACCGAAGGCGGCTTCTTCGAGTTCCAGACGCCGATCCTCACGGCCTCCAGCCCCGAGGGCGCGCGCGACTTCCTGGTGCCGAGCCGGCTGCATCCGGGCAAGTTCTACGCCCTGCCCCAGGCGCCGCAGCAGTTCAAGCAGCTGCTGATGATCTCGGGCTTCGACCGCTATTTCCAGATCGCGCCCTGCTTCCGCGACGAGGACGCCCGCGCCGACCGGTCCCCCGGCGAGTTCTACCAGCTCGACGTGGAAATGAGCTTCGTCGAACAGGAGGACGTCTTCCAGGCCATCGAGCCGGTGCTGACCGGCACCTTCGAGGCCTTCTCCGAATGGCCGGTGACCACCAAGCCCTTCCCCCGCATCCCCTATGCCGAGGCGATGCTGAAATACGGTTCCGACAAGCCCGACCTGCGCCTGCCCGACGCCATGGATATCCGCGACGTGACGGAGGCCTTCCGCGGCTCGGGCTTCGGCCTGTTCGCCAAGGCGGTGGAGAACGGCTCTGTGGTGCGCGCCATTCCCGCGCCGGGCGCGGCGGCGAAACCCCGCTCCTTCTTCGACCAGATGAACGACTGGGCCCGCTCCGAAGGCGCCGGCGGCCTGGGTTACATCATCTATGGCGAGGACGGCCCGCGCGGCCCCATCGCCAAGAACCTGGACGAGGAACGCGTCGAGCGGATCAGGACCGAATGCGGTCTCTCCGCCGGTGACGCGGTCTTCTTCGCCGCCGACAGGGCCGATGGCGCGGCGAATCTGGCCGGCAAGGCGCGGACCCGGCTCGGCGACCAGCTCGAACTGCTGGAACGCGAGCAGTTCAGGTTCTGCTGGATCGTCGACTTTCCCATGTTCGAATGGGACGAGGACGAGAAGAAGGTGGAGTTCTCCCACAACCCCTTCTCCATGCCCCAGGGCGGCATGGAGGCGCTGGAGACCATGGACCCGCTCGAGATCAAGGCGTTCCAGTACGACGTGGTCTGCAATGGCGTGGAACTCTCTTCGGGCGCGATCCGGAACCACCGCCCCGACATCATGCTGAAGGCCTTCGAGATCGCCGGCTACCGGGCCGAGCAGGTGGAGAAGGATTTCTCGGGGATGCTCAACGCGCTGCGCTACGGCGCCCCGCCCCATGGCGGCATCGCGCCGGGCGTCGACCGCATCGTCATGCTGATCCTGGACGAGCCGAACCTGCGCGAGATCGTGGCCTTCCCCATGAACCAGCAGGCCGAGGACCTGATGATGGGGGCGCCTGCAGAGGTCTCGCCGAAGCAGCTCCGCGAACTCCACATCCGCACGGTCCTGCCGGAGCCGGAGAAGAAGTAA